A genomic stretch from Halorhodospira halophila SL1 includes:
- a CDS encoding nuclear transport factor 2 family protein, producing MGTDPKATVERYLQALEDRDYEAARACLAGQGFRYESPIASYTRAEDLLDHAMVGGSIVQQRQVVKCFVDGPDVCHFLRYCIQLSDKQQIDLAHWAQVEQGRILRIVAIFDAYAYWSMFEDLEPQGKPCKSI from the coding sequence CGACGGTCGAGCGTTATCTGCAGGCCCTCGAGGACCGGGATTACGAGGCCGCGCGCGCCTGCCTCGCCGGGCAGGGGTTTCGCTACGAGAGTCCCATCGCCAGCTACACTCGGGCCGAAGACCTGCTGGATCACGCCATGGTCGGCGGGTCGATTGTCCAGCAGCGGCAGGTGGTCAAGTGCTTTGTAGACGGTCCCGATGTCTGCCACTTCCTGCGCTACTGCATCCAACTCTCCGACAAGCAACAGATCGACCTGGCCCACTGGGCGCAGGTCGAGCAAGGGCGCATCCTACGCATCGTGGCCATCTTCGACGCCTACGCCTACTGGTCGATGTTCGAGGATTTGGAGCCCCAGGGGAAGCCGTGCAAATCGATTTAG